Proteins co-encoded in one Chloroflexota bacterium genomic window:
- a CDS encoding iron ABC transporter permease: MVSIARVIRVSAPGGPIGRMGRWTRAPAVIWVPALAVALVLALPLVYLVIRTVGAGDDAWALLFRWRTVMILLRTVALVVTVTAASVLIAVPVAWLTVRSNLPWPRFWSVVAALPLVIPSFVAGLVVQVALGPRGMLQQALEPIFGVTELPPIYGFPGAALTLTLLSYPYVLLPVQSSLRRHDPSFEDASRSLGHGRRATFRRVTLPLLAPAVGAGSLLVALYTLTDFGAVSLLRYETFTWAIFVQFESAFNRGLAAALSLVLVGFAAVILAAEALARGRARFHGVGPGTTGETTRIPLGRWMIPAVGFMAALAALALVGPMGVLAYWVGRGVAAGETLVGVGDLLLNSLLVAALAALAAAAASLPVAALVVRYPSRFAWAIERATYTGFALPGIVVAIALVFFAVNLARPLYQTLLLLILAYVVLFFPAMLAAVRAALAQVRPSLEDAARTLGRSPIATLLQVTLPLIWPGIASGTGLVFLLTMKELPATLILGPIGFKTLATATWSAASEAFFARAALTALVIVFASGVPLLLLRLRLGQAPGQGPPPARQ, encoded by the coding sequence ATGGTGTCGATCGCGCGGGTGATTCGCGTTTCCGCGCCCGGCGGACCCATTGGGCGGATGGGCCGCTGGACGCGGGCGCCTGCCGTGATCTGGGTCCCGGCGCTGGCGGTTGCATTGGTGCTGGCGCTGCCGCTCGTCTATCTCGTCATTCGCACGGTGGGCGCGGGCGACGATGCGTGGGCGCTGCTGTTCCGTTGGCGCACGGTCATGATTCTGCTGCGCACCGTCGCGCTGGTGGTCACGGTGACGGCGGCGTCGGTCCTGATCGCGGTGCCGGTCGCCTGGCTCACCGTTCGCAGCAACCTGCCCTGGCCGCGCTTCTGGAGCGTCGTCGCCGCCTTGCCTCTCGTGATTCCCAGCTTCGTCGCCGGGCTGGTGGTCCAAGTGGCGCTCGGCCCGCGCGGAATGCTGCAGCAGGCGCTCGAGCCGATCTTCGGTGTGACCGAGCTCCCGCCGATCTACGGATTTCCCGGCGCCGCGCTCACGCTGACGCTGCTCAGCTATCCGTACGTCCTCCTGCCCGTGCAATCGAGCTTGCGGCGGCACGATCCGTCGTTCGAAGACGCGAGCAGATCCCTCGGGCATGGCCGCCGCGCGACCTTCCGCCGCGTCACGCTGCCTTTGCTTGCGCCGGCCGTGGGCGCCGGGTCGCTGCTGGTGGCGCTTTACACGCTCACCGACTTTGGCGCTGTCTCCCTGCTTCGCTACGAGACCTTTACCTGGGCGATCTTCGTGCAGTTCGAGTCGGCCTTCAATCGCGGGCTGGCCGCCGCGCTTTCGCTGGTGTTGGTTGGGTTTGCCGCGGTGATTCTCGCCGCGGAGGCGCTGGCGCGTGGACGCGCCCGCTTTCACGGCGTCGGTCCGGGGACGACGGGTGAGACCACGCGCATTCCCCTCGGCCGTTGGATGATCCCGGCCGTCGGCTTCATGGCCGCGCTTGCGGCGCTTGCCCTGGTCGGGCCCATGGGCGTGCTGGCGTACTGGGTCGGGCGAGGCGTGGCGGCCGGCGAAACGCTGGTTGGCGTCGGCGATCTCCTGCTGAACTCGCTGCTCGTGGCGGCGCTGGCGGCGCTGGCCGCGGCCGCGGCGTCGCTGCCGGTCGCCGCGCTGGTCGTGCGCTATCCAAGCCGCTTCGCCTGGGCAATCGAGCGTGCCACCTATACGGGCTTTGCCTTGCCCGGAATCGTGGTGGCCATCGCGCTGGTCTTTTTCGCCGTCAATCTTGCGCGACCGCTGTATCAGACGCTGCTGTTGTTGATCTTGGCCTATGTCGTGCTGTTCTTTCCGGCCATGCTCGCGGCCGTGCGCGCGGCGCTGGCGCAGGTGCGACCCAGTCTGGAAGACGCCGCGCGAACGCTCGGACGGTCGCCTATTGCCACGCTCCTCCAGGTGACGCTGCCGCTGATCTGGCCGGGCATCGCCTCGGGAACTGGCCTGGTGTTCCTGCTCACGATGAAGGAGCTGCCCGCTACCCTCATCCTCGGGCCGATCGGCTTCAAGACGCTGGCCACGGCCACCTGGTCGGCGGCGTCGGAGGCCTTCTTTGCCCGCGCGGCGCTGACGGCGCTCGTCATCGTGTTCGCCTCCGGCGTGCCGTTGCTGCTGCTGCGGCTGCGCCTGGGGCAGGCGCCCGGGCAGGGTCCACCGCCCGCCCGGCAATAG
- the cysK gene encoding cysteine synthase A, translated as MADSVADLVGNTPLVRLSRLTEGLAAQVAAKCEFLNPGGSVKDRIGLAMIDDAERAGRIAPDRTVIVEPTSGNTGIALAMVGAARGYRVIITLPETMTIERRNLLRAFGAEVILTPGAQGMVGAIDRAQQIVDSTADAWMPQQFRNASNPDAHARTTAEEIWRDTDGAVDVFVAAVGTGGTITGTARALKQRKPSLQFVGAEPVGNPVITTGRAGPHRIEGIGANFVPQVFERDLVDEILLVDDAVAEETARRLASDEGLLVGASAGANVWVALQVAARPENEGKLIVTVLCDGGDRYLTHPLFAGLDV; from the coding sequence GCCCAGGTGGCCGCGAAATGCGAATTCCTGAATCCGGGCGGCAGCGTCAAGGATCGCATCGGATTGGCGATGATCGACGATGCGGAGCGTGCGGGTCGCATTGCCCCCGACCGCACGGTGATCGTGGAGCCGACCAGCGGCAACACGGGCATCGCCCTGGCGATGGTGGGCGCCGCCCGCGGCTATCGCGTCATCATTACCCTGCCCGAAACCATGACCATCGAGCGCCGCAATCTGCTGCGCGCCTTTGGCGCGGAGGTGATCCTGACGCCGGGGGCGCAGGGCATGGTCGGCGCCATCGACCGCGCGCAGCAGATCGTCGATAGCACCGCCGACGCCTGGATGCCGCAGCAATTCCGCAACGCCAGCAATCCGGACGCCCACGCGCGGACCACGGCCGAGGAGATCTGGCGCGATACCGACGGGGCGGTGGACGTGTTCGTTGCCGCCGTCGGCACGGGAGGCACGATCACCGGCACGGCGCGCGCGCTCAAACAACGCAAGCCGTCCTTGCAATTCGTGGGTGCCGAGCCCGTGGGCAACCCGGTCATCACCACCGGTCGCGCCGGGCCGCATCGCATCGAAGGCATCGGCGCAAATTTCGTGCCGCAGGTCTTCGAGCGCGACCTCGTGGACGAAATCCTGCTCGTCGACGACGCGGTGGCGGAGGAGACGGCGCGACGGCTCGCGTCGGATGAAGGCCTGCTGGTCGGCGCCTCGGCCGGAGCCAACGTGTGGGTCGCCCTGCAGGTCGCCGCGCGGCCCGAAAACGAGGGCAAGCTCATCGTCACGGTGCTGTGCGACGGCGGGGATCGCTATCTGACCCATCCGTTGTTTGCCGGACTGGACGTTTAG
- a CDS encoding alpha/beta fold hydrolase, with product MTTGAADLFQPTPGEEVVRVGPLRALRWLPTDLRAPSRFLLVHGLWGGAHMWRRMGPYLAAHGYATYAVWLRHHHPGADHRSLHGVGVRDLADDVIEAAREIGAPILVGHSVGGLVAQVAAAGWEAPGLILMSSAGPLGILTLHRGWETLRALPRFAGHPFRSEPLRPDAAYMHRMFFNRLEAGEAAALSEHLVPEPRRFVRQIAFWPPHVPRSAIRCPVLVTAGSEDLGVIPWVARRLGARYRVLPMIYPGRAHMLQLERGWEDVADDLTRWADRFVA from the coding sequence TTGACGACCGGCGCGGCGGACCTCTTTCAGCCCACGCCCGGCGAGGAAGTGGTCCGCGTTGGACCGCTGCGGGCCCTGCGCTGGCTGCCGACGGACCTTCGCGCGCCCTCGCGGTTTCTGCTGGTCCACGGTCTATGGGGCGGGGCGCACATGTGGCGGCGCATGGGGCCGTACCTGGCGGCGCACGGCTACGCCACCTATGCCGTGTGGCTGCGGCATCACCACCCAGGCGCCGACCACCGGTCACTCCACGGCGTGGGCGTCCGGGACTTGGCCGACGACGTAATCGAGGCGGCGCGCGAAATTGGCGCCCCCATCCTGGTGGGGCATAGCGTCGGCGGTCTCGTCGCGCAGGTGGCCGCCGCTGGGTGGGAAGCGCCGGGGCTGATTCTTATGTCAAGCGCTGGGCCGCTCGGCATCCTCACGCTGCATCGGGGCTGGGAAACGCTGCGCGCGCTGCCCAGGTTTGCCGGGCATCCATTTCGCAGCGAGCCGCTGCGACCCGACGCCGCCTATATGCACCGGATGTTTTTCAACCGCCTGGAGGCCGGCGAAGCCGCCGCGCTGAGCGAGCACCTGGTTCCCGAGCCGCGGCGGTTCGTGCGCCAGATCGCCTTCTGGCCGCCGCACGTGCCGCGGTCGGCCATTCGTTGCCCGGTCCTCGTCACGGCCGGATCGGAGGACCTGGGCGTGATTCCGTGGGTGGCCCGGCGGCTGGGGGCGCGCTACCGCGTGCTGCCGATGATCTATCCGGGACGCGCCCACATGCTCCAGCTCGAACGCGGTTGGGAAGACGTGGCCGACGACCTTACGCGCTGGGCGGATCGCTTCGTGGCGTAG
- a CDS encoding DegT/DnrJ/EryC1/StrS family aminotransferase, protein MLALLGGNPVRSDPYPAWPVFDETEVDAVADVVRTGEWGRLGSHRVIAFERAFAEFQGAAYGLAVNSGTSALEMGLEALRLPRGSEVILAPFTFMASATSILNAGLVPVFADIDPETYNLDPACVAAAITPRTSAIMAVHFGGLACDMQAILDIASANDLRVIEDAAHSHAGTWCDQGLGTIGDVGCFSFQASKNLNSGEGGAVLTDDIDIFSRAIAQHDLWGGGVEQRGGQLGRGSLATGEGWDFTVSAGDRRITPFQATLLQAQLGRLEDQAQRRAANGAYLNDLLEDLEGIGVRRIDAFATRPAHHVYVFRYQAAAFKGLSRERFIEAMNAEGIPVTKGYRQPLHRTALFGDVDGALARAWPRGDGAPDIDYADVSCPHAERLCADETLFLTQSVLLDDEVGMVQIADAIEKVREHAEALMAADDAATPRSDPPSA, encoded by the coding sequence ATGCTTGCCCTGCTAGGCGGAAACCCGGTTCGCTCGGACCCGTATCCGGCGTGGCCGGTCTTCGACGAGACCGAGGTCGACGCCGTGGCCGACGTCGTCCGTACCGGCGAGTGGGGTCGCCTCGGCAGCCACCGCGTGATCGCGTTCGAACGCGCATTCGCGGAATTCCAGGGCGCGGCCTACGGCCTGGCGGTCAACAGCGGGACCAGCGCCCTCGAAATGGGCCTCGAAGCGTTGCGGCTGCCGCGCGGCTCCGAAGTCATCCTGGCGCCGTTCACGTTCATGGCCAGCGCCACGTCCATTCTCAACGCCGGCCTGGTTCCCGTATTTGCCGATATCGACCCGGAGACCTACAACCTGGACCCTGCCTGCGTCGCGGCGGCGATCACCCCGCGCACGTCAGCCATTATGGCGGTGCACTTCGGCGGGTTGGCCTGCGACATGCAGGCCATCCTCGACATCGCCTCGGCGAACGACTTGCGCGTCATCGAGGACGCGGCGCACTCCCATGCCGGCACCTGGTGCGATCAGGGCCTGGGGACCATTGGCGACGTGGGGTGCTTCAGCTTTCAGGCCAGCAAGAACCTCAATTCGGGCGAGGGCGGCGCGGTGCTCACCGATGACATCGACATCTTCTCGCGTGCCATCGCCCAGCACGACCTCTGGGGCGGAGGCGTCGAGCAGCGCGGCGGACAGCTCGGACGCGGCAGCCTGGCCACCGGGGAAGGCTGGGACTTCACCGTATCGGCGGGCGACCGCCGCATCACGCCGTTTCAGGCCACGCTGCTCCAGGCGCAACTCGGACGGCTGGAAGACCAGGCGCAGCGGCGCGCGGCCAACGGCGCCTACCTCAACGATCTGCTCGAAGATCTTGAAGGCATCGGCGTGCGGCGCATCGACGCCTTCGCCACGCGTCCGGCGCATCACGTGTATGTATTCCGATATCAGGCCGCAGCCTTCAAGGGTTTGAGCCGCGAGCGCTTCATCGAGGCCATGAACGCGGAGGGAATTCCGGTGACCAAGGGCTATCGGCAGCCCCTGCATCGCACCGCGCTCTTCGGCGACGTCGACGGCGCCCTGGCGCGGGCCTGGCCGCGTGGCGACGGCGCGCCTGACATCGACTACGCCGACGTCTCATGCCCGCACGCCGAGCGTCTCTGCGCCGACGAGACGCTGTTCCTGACGCAGAGCGTCTTGCTCGATGACGAGGTCGGCATGGTGCAGATCGCCGACGCCATCGAGAAGGTCCGCGAGCACGCGGAGGCGCTCATGGCGGCCGACGACGCCGCTACGCCACGAAGCGATCCGCCCAGCGCGTAA
- a CDS encoding aminotransferase class I/II-fold pyridoxal phosphate-dependent enzyme, which produces MAPYRIELRSDTQTVPTPDMREAMAMAEVADEQWGEDPTVLELERTSADMFGREAAVFVPSGTMGNLTSMLALTERGDTVIVDGLSHMVGENGNYAVVAGCTLLPVETEGVLDADMVRERLDSATIPPARPALIWTENTHNVRGGVSWGPEVMQGIVELAAERGMRVHLDGARIFNAAVDQGVSVRELTAGADTVQFCLSKGLGAPFGSMVVGSGETIERVSRYKKMLGGAMRQAGVMAAAGLIALRDGPARLAADHANAQRLGELLADVPGLDLIYPAATNMVFVRVDPETLDQQRFVEAARAQGLGVADIRPGHRLRFVTHHQVDAQAIEEAGQILRDAAEATSLRAPAGAIG; this is translated from the coding sequence GTGGCGCCTTACCGCATCGAGCTCCGCAGCGATACGCAAACCGTTCCCACGCCCGACATGCGCGAGGCTATGGCCATGGCCGAGGTGGCGGATGAACAGTGGGGCGAAGACCCCACCGTGCTGGAATTGGAGCGCACCTCCGCCGACATGTTCGGCCGCGAGGCCGCGGTCTTCGTGCCCAGCGGCACGATGGGAAATTTGACCAGCATGCTCGCGCTGACCGAGCGCGGCGACACCGTGATCGTGGACGGGCTGTCGCACATGGTGGGTGAGAACGGCAACTACGCGGTGGTTGCGGGCTGCACCCTGCTGCCGGTCGAAACCGAAGGCGTGCTCGACGCGGACATGGTGCGCGAGCGGCTGGACTCCGCGACTATTCCGCCCGCCCGGCCCGCGCTGATTTGGACCGAGAACACCCACAACGTGCGCGGCGGCGTGTCCTGGGGCCCTGAAGTCATGCAGGGCATCGTCGAGCTTGCTGCCGAACGAGGCATGCGCGTCCACCTGGACGGCGCGCGCATCTTCAACGCCGCCGTCGATCAGGGCGTCTCGGTGCGCGAGCTGACCGCCGGCGCCGACACCGTGCAGTTTTGTCTCTCCAAGGGCCTCGGGGCGCCGTTCGGCTCGATGGTGGTGGGGTCCGGCGAGACGATCGAGCGCGTGTCCCGCTACAAGAAGATGTTGGGCGGCGCCATGCGGCAGGCCGGTGTGATGGCGGCAGCCGGTCTGATCGCCCTGCGCGACGGTCCCGCGCGGCTCGCCGCCGACCACGCCAACGCGCAGCGATTGGGCGAGTTGCTGGCTGATGTCCCCGGATTGGATCTGATTTACCCGGCCGCGACCAACATGGTGTTCGTGCGGGTGGACCCGGAGACGCTCGATCAGCAGCGCTTCGTGGAGGCGGCGCGAGCGCAGGGGCTGGGCGTCGCCGACATCCGACCGGGGCATCGGCTGCGGTTCGTCACGCACCACCAGGTCGACGCCCAGGCAATCGAGGAGGCCGGCCAGATCTTGCGCGACGCGGCCGAGGCCACCTCCCTGCGCGCTCCAGCCGGCGCTATCGGTTGA
- a CDS encoding iron ABC transporter substrate-binding protein → MSLTRRVLLRGGAAAAAAAAAVPVLAACGESEVVTKEVVKEVPVEKVVTRDVIREVPVEKIVTQEVIKEVEVERVVTVTVPQPPSESQPLVIYSGRSESLVDPIIQQFRAASGLDVQVKYAGTPALAATLLEEGDASPADVFFAQDPGGLGAVESMLSPLPQELLDRVPAWARSPEGLWAGISGRARVVVYNTDRLSPADLPDDLWGFTDPSWRGRLGWPPTNASFQTMVTGMRTVWGDDRTREWLDAMHANEIGIFPKNTPIVAATGAGELDGGFVNHYYLHRFLAAEGETFAARNYHLPGGGPGSLVMVAGAGILGTAANRPAAEQFVNFLLSTVGQQYFASSTFEYPLVEGVKASRILTPLADINKPAIALADLADLEGTQAMLREAGILP, encoded by the coding sequence ATGTCCCTGACCCGACGTGTCCTGTTGCGTGGCGGCGCCGCTGCCGCGGCCGCCGCTGCCGCGGTGCCCGTGCTCGCCGCCTGCGGCGAATCCGAGGTCGTGACCAAGGAAGTCGTCAAGGAAGTCCCGGTTGAGAAGGTCGTGACGCGGGACGTCATTCGGGAAGTTCCGGTCGAGAAGATCGTGACGCAGGAGGTCATCAAGGAAGTCGAGGTCGAGCGCGTGGTCACGGTCACCGTGCCCCAGCCCCCGAGCGAGTCCCAGCCGCTGGTGATCTACTCGGGGCGCAGCGAGTCCTTGGTCGACCCGATCATCCAGCAATTTCGCGCCGCGTCCGGCTTAGACGTGCAGGTGAAGTACGCGGGCACGCCGGCGCTGGCCGCCACGTTGCTGGAGGAAGGCGACGCCTCGCCGGCCGACGTGTTCTTCGCCCAGGACCCCGGAGGCTTGGGCGCGGTCGAGTCGATGCTGTCACCGCTGCCGCAGGAGCTTCTCGACCGCGTGCCGGCCTGGGCGCGCTCGCCGGAGGGCTTGTGGGCCGGCATTTCGGGCCGCGCGCGGGTGGTCGTGTACAACACCGACCGACTCAGCCCTGCCGACCTGCCGGACGATCTGTGGGGCTTCACCGATCCGAGCTGGCGCGGACGGCTGGGCTGGCCGCCGACCAACGCCTCGTTCCAGACGATGGTCACCGGCATGCGGACGGTGTGGGGCGACGACCGGACGCGCGAGTGGCTGGACGCAATGCATGCCAACGAGATCGGGATCTTTCCCAAGAACACGCCGATCGTCGCCGCGACGGGCGCGGGCGAGTTGGACGGCGGCTTCGTGAACCACTACTACCTGCACCGGTTCCTGGCGGCGGAGGGCGAGACGTTCGCCGCACGCAACTACCATCTGCCGGGCGGCGGCCCGGGATCGCTGGTGATGGTGGCGGGCGCGGGGATTCTCGGCACCGCGGCCAACCGACCGGCGGCGGAGCAGTTTGTCAACTTTCTGCTCTCGACGGTGGGGCAGCAATACTTCGCCAGCAGCACGTTCGAATACCCCTTGGTCGAGGGCGTGAAAGCGTCGCGGATCCTGACGCCGCTGGCGGACATCAACAAGCCGGCGATCGCGCTGGCGGACCTGGCGGACTTGGAAGGGACACAGGCCATGCTGCGGGAGGCTGGAATACTGCCCTAA